One genomic window of Quercus lobata isolate SW786 chromosome 9, ValleyOak3.0 Primary Assembly, whole genome shotgun sequence includes the following:
- the LOC115960511 gene encoding ribonuclease 2, whose amino-acid sequence MACSSLSVSVQFKAILLLVCLHLVVSVSAYAIEQTQTQREFDYFALALQWPGTYCQRTRYCCSSNACCRRPNAPTEFTIHGLWPDYNDGSWPACCTRSNFDEKLISTLHDDLEKYWPSLSCGSPSTCHGGKGSFWAHEWEKHGTCSFPVIRDEYNYFLTGLSVYFKHNVTQILENAGYIPSNTEKYPLGGIVSAIENAFRATPLLVCSKGSVEELHLCFYKDFKPRDCVVGSRSLNDMVSSKRSCPLYVSLPAYVSLGLDGVKTTLSLDA is encoded by the exons ATGGCGTGTTCTTCTCTCTCCGTCTCTGTTCAATTCAAAGCGATTCTCCTCCTTGTGTGTTTACATTTAGTGGTTTCAGTTTCAGCTTATGCGATCGAGCAGACGCAGACGCAGAGAGAGTTCGATTATTTTGCTTTGGCGCTGCAATGGCCAGGCACCTACTGTCAGCGTACACGCTATTGCTGTTCCTCCAACGCCTGTTGCCGCCG CCCCAACGCTCCCACTGAATTCACAATCC ATGGACTTTGGCCTGACTACAATGATGGATCCTGGCCTGCCTGTTGCACCAGATCCAATTTCGACGAAAAACTG ATTTCGACATTGCATGATGATCTGGAGAAGTATTGGCCTTCTTTAAGTTGTGGTTCACCATCAACCTGCCATGGTGGAAAAGGATCATTCTGGGCACATGAG TGGG AGAAGCATGGGACGTGTTCCTTTCCAGTAATCCGAGATGAATACAACTACTTTTTAACAGGCCTCAGTGTCTATTTCAAACATAATGTCACA CAAATTCTGGAAAATGCTGGATACATTCCGTCTAATACTGAAAAGTATCCTCTTGGAGGCATTGTTTCTGCCATTGAGAATGCTTTCCGTGCGACTCCATTGCTGGTGTGCTCAAAAGGCTCTGTGGAGGAACTTCATTTATGCTTCTATAAGGACTTCAAG CCTCGGGACTGTGTGGTTGGATCGAGAAGTCTAAATGACATGGTCTCTTCAAAAAGATCTTGTCCCCTTTATGTCAGCTTGCCAGCATATGTTTCATTGG GACTTGACGGTGTGAAAACCACCCTTTCACTGGATGCCTGA